One genomic window of Syngnathus acus chromosome 11, fSynAcu1.2, whole genome shotgun sequence includes the following:
- the si:dkey-240h12.4 gene encoding death-associated protein kinase 2 isoform X2, whose amino-acid sequence MAVFKPENVEDFYEIEEVLGSGHFGEVRRVRELATGTYWAGKFVKLRKTTCSLLGLERRCVEQEVEVLRSLQHPNIITLKDVFDSRSEVVLILEIVSGGELFDFIAEKEMVTEDEAIEFMKQILDGLAFMHSKNIGHFDLKPENIMLSDKESPHPDIKLIDFGLAHHFVPGEEYKSTSGTPQYIAPEVINSEPLGTAADMWSIGVITYILLSGMSPFQGHTDEDTLRNVLAVNYEFDTHCFSTTSCTAKDFIQKLLVKNTSDRMTAEECLLHPWIKPLTRQQKAKRSRSSINMKNFKKFNARRKWKMSYNMVWICNRLVRLKLLCKGTSDVPERQCESDTEDTESKPASLLRRRLSSNS is encoded by the exons ATGGCCGTGTTCAAGCCTGAGAATGTGGAGGACTTCTACGAGATCGAGGAAGTACTGGGGAG CGGCCATTTCGGTGAAGTCCGCCGGGTCCGCGAGTTGGCCACAGGCACGTACTGGGCAGGCAAGTTTGTGAAGCTGCGCAAAACCACGTGTAGCCTTCTGGGCCTGGAACGAAGATGCGTGGAGCAGGAAGTGGAGGTCCTACGGTCCCTGCAGCACCCCAACATTATCACCTTAAAGGATGTCTTTGATAGTCGCTCGGAGGTGGTGCTCATCTTGGAAAT TGTGAGCGGCGGTGAGCTGTTTGACTTCATCGCCGAGAAGGAGATGGTGACAGAGGACGAGGCCATCGAGTTCATGAAGCAGATCCTGGACGGGCTGGCCTTCATGCACAGCAAGAACATCGGCCATTTTGACCTTAAG CCAGAAAACATCATGCTGTCGGATAAAGAATCGCCGCATCCCGACATCAAACTCATTGATTTTGGCCTCGCGCACCATTTTGTCCCCGGGGAGGAGTACAAGAGCACCAGTGGCACCCCTCAGTACATCG CCCCGGAGGTGATCAACAGCGAACCCCTGGGCACGGCGGCCGATATGTG GAGCATCGGCGTCATTACGTACATACT CTTGAGCGGCATGTCACCCTTCCAGGGCCACACGGATGAAGACACGCTGAGGAACGTCCTGGCTGTGAACTACGAGTTTGACACGCATTGCTTCAGCACCACCAGCTGCACAGCCAAAGATTTCATTCAAAAACTCCTGGTCAAAAATACCAG TGACAGAATGACGGCCGAGGAGTGTCTCCTTCACCCGTGGATCAAG CCCCTGACGCGGCAACAGAAAGCGAAGAGGAGTCGATCATCCATAAACATGAAGAACTTCAAGAAATTCAACGCCAGAAGGAAGTGGAAG ATGTCCTACAACATGGTTTGGATCTGCAACCGTCTGGTCCGCTTAAAACTGTTGTGTAAAGGCACATCTGACGTACCCGAG AGACAGTGTGAAAGTGACACGGAAGACACAGAGAGCAAACCTGCATCGTTGCTACGAAGACGACTCAGTAGCAATTCATAG
- the ssr2 gene encoding translocon-associated protein subunit beta isoform X1: protein MRVCSLSLLGSEKRLQKMMKMLHIFLVLALIALGSGEEGARLLASKSLLNRYAVEGRDLTLQYNIYNVGSSAALEVELSDDSFPPEDFGIVSGMLNVKWDRIAPASNVSHTVVLRPLKAGYFNFTSASVSYLAQEGGQVVVGYTSAPGQGGILAQREFDRRFSPHYLDWAAFGVMTLPSIGIPLLLWYSSKRKYDSPKPKKN, encoded by the exons ATGCGTGTCTGCAGCCTTTCGCTACTCGGGTCTGAAAAGAGGTTACAGAAG ATGATGAAGATGctgcacatttttttggtcCTGGCGCTGATCGCCCTGGGCTCTGGAGAAGAGGGCGCCCGTCTGCTAGCGTCCAAGTCCCTGCTCAACCGATACGCCGTGGAGGGCCGAGACCTGACCCTGCAATACAACATTTACAATGTGGGATCTAG TGCTGCTCTGGAGGTGGAACTGTCGGACGATTCTTTCCCTCCCGAAGATTTTGGAATCGTTTCGGGAATGCTGAACGTGAAATGGGATAGGATTGCGCC AGCCAGCAACGTGTCCCACACTGTAGTGCTGCGCCCCCTGAAGGCCGGCTACTTTAACTTCACCTCAGCATCTGTCAGCTACCTGGCTCAGGAGGGCGGACAAGTTGTG GTGGGCTACACCAGCGCCCCCGGCCAGGGAGGCATCTTGGCACAGAGGGAGTTTGACCGCCGCTTTTCCCCACATTAT CTGGACTGGGCCGCCTTTGGTGTGATGACCCTCCCCTCCATTGGCATCCCACTGTTGCTCTGGTATTCCAGCAAGAGGAAGTATGACTCACCCAAGCCTAAGAAGaactga
- the tpm3 gene encoding tropomyosin alpha-3 chain, which produces MEAIKKKMLMLKLDKENALDQAEQAEADKKAAEDRSKQHEDELLQMQKKLKGTEDELDKYSEALKDAQEKLEVADKKAADAEAEVASLNRRIQLVEEELDRAQERLATALQKLEEAEKAADESERGMKVIENRALKDEEKMELQEIQLKEAKHIAEDSDRKYEEVARKLVIVEGELERTEERAELAEAKCAELEEELKNVTNNLKSLEAQAEKYSQKEDKYEEEIKILTDKLKEAETRAEFAERSVAKLEKTIDDLEDELYAQKLKYKAISEELDHALNDMTSI; this is translated from the exons ATGGAGGCCATCAAGAAGAAGATGCTGATGCTCAAGCTGGACAAGGAGAACGCTCTGGACCAGGCCGAGCAAGCGGAAGCCGACAAGAAAGCGGCGGAGGACAGAAGCAAACAG CATGAGGACGAGCTCCTGCAGATGCAGAAGAAGCTGAAGGGGACGGAGGACGAGCTGGACAAATACTCTGAGGCGCTCAAGGATGCTCAGGAGAAGCTGGAGGTGGCCGACAAGAAGGCTGCCGAC GCCGAGGCAGAGGTGGCCTCCCTGAACAGGCGCATCCAGCTTGTGGAGGAAGAGTTGGACCGAGCTCAGGAGAGGCTGGCCACCgctctgcagaagctggaggaGGCCGAAAAGGCGGCCGATGAGAGCGAAAG AGGCATGAAGGTGATTGAGAACAGGGCCTTGAAGGATGAGGAGAAAATGGAGCTGCAGGAAATCCAGCTGAAGGAGGCCAAGCACATTGCAGAGGATTCGGACCGCAAGTACGAGGAG GTGGCTCGTAAGCTGGTGATCGTGGAAGGCGAGCTGGAGCGTACAGAGGAGAGAGCCGAGCTGGCTGAGGC TAAATGTGCCGAGCTGGAGGAGGAACTGAAGAACGTCACCAACAACCTGAAGTCTCTGGAGGCTCAGGCGGAGAAG TACTCCCAGAAGGAGGACAAATACGAGGAGGAGATCAAGATCCTGACAGATAAACTGAAAGAG GCTGAGACCAGAGCGGAGTTTGCTGAGAGGTCTGTGGCCAAGCTGGAGAAGACTATTGATGATCTGGAAG ACGAGCTATACGCGCAGAAACTCAAGTACAAAGCCATCAGCGAGGAACTGGACCACGCGCTCAATGACATGACCTCCAT CTAA
- the thap7 gene encoding THAP domain-containing protein 7 isoform X2, with translation MPRHCSAGGCKSRDNRETRNAGITFHKLPKEASRRDLWISNSHRSDSWDPQTNFVYFCSKHFTLESFEMASCSGMRRLREDAFPTVFDTPSVSKSKWVGKVLKQEDRYGPVSGEQSTAKCQTPDDATVQPAIEAENDEEQPGTSQEAAEDGGRLSPPPAASPPRPVSPSRYMRRLPPRPGFYLPKEHSYAQLCPLLWRRRYDKAVDYLEKTLRQLHAARRRENRVRASLLRLRDKQQRMPVTRDDPMSSDGSVTDKYCCYCGRGSRTLETEKDADPVKSPDKDLKQLNSNETNSQSFQLSYQAAQRLPDCQSEFKGKSKNQDLQQSMWIQGDAEAQFVLVPISGKNLLQNYLTIEDVAGQAVPLCEPDSEIVSGPTGRGSQLHPVSNTSLEDLSDDVKEKLKEHLEGFHLQLSNEFAN, from the exons ATGCCCAGACACTGTTCTGCTGGCGGCTGCAAATCCCGTGACAACCGTGAGACTCGTAATGCTGGCATCACATTCCACAA GTTGCCCAAAGAAGCCTCTCGTCGGGACCTCTGGATCAGCAACTCCCACCGTTCTGACTCCTGGGACCCTCAGACCAATTTTGTCTACTTttgctcaaagcacttcacgCTGGAGAGCTTTGAGATGGCCAGTTGCAG TGGCATGAGGAGACTGAGGGAAGATGCGTTCCCCACAGTCTTTGATACCCCATCTGTGAGCAAATCAAAGTGGGTGGGGAAGGTCCTGAAACAAGAAGACAG ATATGGACCAGTTTCAGGCGAGCAGAGCACTGCCAAGTGTCAAACTCCCGATGACGCCACGGTCCAGCCGGCCATCGAAGCCGAGAACGACGAAGAGCAACCCGGAACTTCTCAAGAAGCAGCAGAAGATGGAGGGCGGCTCTCGCCACCTCCGGCTGCATCACCACCCCGGCCTGTCTCGCCGTCGCGCTACATGCGGCGCCTCCCCCCGCGCCCGGGCTTCTACCTGCCCAAGGAGCACAGCTATGCCCAGCTCTGCCCACTGCTATGGCGGAGGCGCTACGACAAGGCCGTGGACTACCTAGAGAAGACCCTGCGGCAGCTACACGCCGCCCGGCGCCGGGAAAACCGGGTGCGAGCGTCTCTGCTGAGGCTGCGTGACAAACAGCAGAGGATGCCAGTGACCAGAGATGACCCCATGAGCAGTGACGGAAGCGTCACAGACAAGTACTGCTGTTACTGCGGGAGAGGTTCCAGAACATTGGAAACTGAAAAAGATGCAGACCCGGTGAAGAGTCCTGACAAAGACTTAAAGCAACTTAACTCGAACGAAACTAATTCTCAAAGTTTCCAACTTTCATACCAAGCTGCACAACGCTTGCCCGACTGTCAAAGTGAGTTCAAAGGCAAGAGTAAAAATCAAGACCTGCAACAATCCATGTGGATTCAAGGCGATGCCGAGGCTCAGTTCGTGCTGGTCCCCATCTCCGGCAAAAACCTGCTGCAGAACTATCTGACCATCGAGGATGTCGCTGGCCAAGCTGTCCCACTGTGCGAACCGGACTCGGAGATTGTGAGCGGTCCAACTGGGAGGGGAAGCCAGCTGCATCCAGTCAGCAACACTTCACTGG
- the thap7 gene encoding THAP domain-containing protein 7 isoform X1, whose product MMPRHCSAGGCKSRDNRETRNAGITFHKLPKEASRRDLWISNSHRSDSWDPQTNFVYFCSKHFTLESFEMASCSGMRRLREDAFPTVFDTPSVSKSKWVGKVLKQEDRYGPVSGEQSTAKCQTPDDATVQPAIEAENDEEQPGTSQEAAEDGGRLSPPPAASPPRPVSPSRYMRRLPPRPGFYLPKEHSYAQLCPLLWRRRYDKAVDYLEKTLRQLHAARRRENRVRASLLRLRDKQQRMPVTRDDPMSSDGSVTDKYCCYCGRGSRTLETEKDADPVKSPDKDLKQLNSNETNSQSFQLSYQAAQRLPDCQSEFKGKSKNQDLQQSMWIQGDAEAQFVLVPISGKNLLQNYLTIEDVAGQAVPLCEPDSEIVSGPTGRGSQLHPVSNTSLEDLSDDVKEKLKEHLEGFHLQLSNEFAN is encoded by the exons ATG ATGCCCAGACACTGTTCTGCTGGCGGCTGCAAATCCCGTGACAACCGTGAGACTCGTAATGCTGGCATCACATTCCACAA GTTGCCCAAAGAAGCCTCTCGTCGGGACCTCTGGATCAGCAACTCCCACCGTTCTGACTCCTGGGACCCTCAGACCAATTTTGTCTACTTttgctcaaagcacttcacgCTGGAGAGCTTTGAGATGGCCAGTTGCAG TGGCATGAGGAGACTGAGGGAAGATGCGTTCCCCACAGTCTTTGATACCCCATCTGTGAGCAAATCAAAGTGGGTGGGGAAGGTCCTGAAACAAGAAGACAG ATATGGACCAGTTTCAGGCGAGCAGAGCACTGCCAAGTGTCAAACTCCCGATGACGCCACGGTCCAGCCGGCCATCGAAGCCGAGAACGACGAAGAGCAACCCGGAACTTCTCAAGAAGCAGCAGAAGATGGAGGGCGGCTCTCGCCACCTCCGGCTGCATCACCACCCCGGCCTGTCTCGCCGTCGCGCTACATGCGGCGCCTCCCCCCGCGCCCGGGCTTCTACCTGCCCAAGGAGCACAGCTATGCCCAGCTCTGCCCACTGCTATGGCGGAGGCGCTACGACAAGGCCGTGGACTACCTAGAGAAGACCCTGCGGCAGCTACACGCCGCCCGGCGCCGGGAAAACCGGGTGCGAGCGTCTCTGCTGAGGCTGCGTGACAAACAGCAGAGGATGCCAGTGACCAGAGATGACCCCATGAGCAGTGACGGAAGCGTCACAGACAAGTACTGCTGTTACTGCGGGAGAGGTTCCAGAACATTGGAAACTGAAAAAGATGCAGACCCGGTGAAGAGTCCTGACAAAGACTTAAAGCAACTTAACTCGAACGAAACTAATTCTCAAAGTTTCCAACTTTCATACCAAGCTGCACAACGCTTGCCCGACTGTCAAAGTGAGTTCAAAGGCAAGAGTAAAAATCAAGACCTGCAACAATCCATGTGGATTCAAGGCGATGCCGAGGCTCAGTTCGTGCTGGTCCCCATCTCCGGCAAAAACCTGCTGCAGAACTATCTGACCATCGAGGATGTCGCTGGCCAAGCTGTCCCACTGTGCGAACCGGACTCGGAGATTGTGAGCGGTCCAACTGGGAGGGGAAGCCAGCTGCATCCAGTCAGCAACACTTCACTGG
- the LOC119129916 gene encoding protein TMEPAI-like, with translation MRRLRAACNGAGSSSLPRLPRRPGGCLMRNPAAHLRSSSPTQSNDYCSCTRPQPQGMDISELELVQIILILLAMSVMVAVVVCLLMHYRLVALSLLGRLGHAREVPTAEVRRDASGWPDGVLSQHGQGQSHTAPVLVQHHHHLCRLQPTYPYMPQETVNLPPMICLPSEEEKAPRYFRQHPELKRSCIRAPPNRNVLIDNYVHNAGPRVAKQESGSGGERSESPPPSYSVTIEDPYCKSTPPGPKRLQTHWSPTENTTSTEAVPHNSSVT, from the exons ATGCGGAGGCTCCGGGCTGCCTGCAACGGCGCGGGCTCCTCCTCGCTGCCCCGACTTCCCCGGCGTCCCGGTGGCTGTCTCATGCGAAACCCAGCGGCCCATTTGCGAAGCTCGAGCCCCACACAGTCCAATGATTATTGCTCTTGCACCAGACCCCAGCCACAGGGCATGGATATAT CTGAACTGGAGCTGGTTCAGATAATACTTATCCTGCTGGCGATGAGCGTCATGGTGGCCGTCGTCGTGTGCCTTCTCATGCACTACCGCCTCGTCGCCCTATCACTCCTCGGCCGGCTGGGCCACGCGCGGGAAGTCCCGACGGCGGAGGTCCGACGG GACGCGAGTGGGTGGCCGGATGGTGTGCTGAGTCAACATGGACAAGGCCAG AGCCACACCGCACCAGTCTTGGtgcagcaccaccaccacctgtGTCGCCTGCAGCCCACCTACCCCTACATGCCGCAGGAGACCGTCAACCTGCCCCCCATGATCTGCTTGCCCAGCGAGGAGGAAAAGGCACCCCGCTACTTTCGGCAACATCCGGAGCTGAAGCGCTCCTGCATTCGGGCGCCGCCTAACCGCAATGTCCTTATAGACAATTATGTGCACAACGCCGGACCACGGGTGGCCAAACAGGAGTCTGGAAGCGGCGGCGAGAGGTCCGAGAGCCCCCCGCCCTCCTACAGTGTGACTATAGAGGACCCCTATTGTAAAAGTACTCCCCCAGGTCCAAAAAGGTTACAGACACATTGGAGCCCCACTGAAAACACGACCTCCACTGAGGCTGTCCCTCATAACTCCTCAGTCACTTGA
- the si:dkey-240h12.4 gene encoding death-associated protein kinase 2 isoform X1 gives MAVFKPENVEDFYEIEEVLGSGHFGEVRRVRELATGTYWAGKFVKLRKTTCSLLGLERRCVEQEVEVLRSLQHPNIITLKDVFDSRSEVVLILEIVSGGELFDFIAEKEMVTEDEAIEFMKQILDGLAFMHSKNIGHFDLKPENIMLSDKESPHPDIKLIDFGLAHHFVPGEEYKSTSGTPQYIAPEVINSEPLGTAADMWSIGVITYILLSGMSPFQGHTDEDTLRNVLAVNYEFDTHCFSTTSCTAKDFIQKLLVKNTSDRMTAEECLLHPWIKVRPLTRQQKAKRSRSSINMKNFKKFNARRKWKMSYNMVWICNRLVRLKLLCKGTSDVPERQCESDTEDTESKPASLLRRRLSSNS, from the exons ATGGCCGTGTTCAAGCCTGAGAATGTGGAGGACTTCTACGAGATCGAGGAAGTACTGGGGAG CGGCCATTTCGGTGAAGTCCGCCGGGTCCGCGAGTTGGCCACAGGCACGTACTGGGCAGGCAAGTTTGTGAAGCTGCGCAAAACCACGTGTAGCCTTCTGGGCCTGGAACGAAGATGCGTGGAGCAGGAAGTGGAGGTCCTACGGTCCCTGCAGCACCCCAACATTATCACCTTAAAGGATGTCTTTGATAGTCGCTCGGAGGTGGTGCTCATCTTGGAAAT TGTGAGCGGCGGTGAGCTGTTTGACTTCATCGCCGAGAAGGAGATGGTGACAGAGGACGAGGCCATCGAGTTCATGAAGCAGATCCTGGACGGGCTGGCCTTCATGCACAGCAAGAACATCGGCCATTTTGACCTTAAG CCAGAAAACATCATGCTGTCGGATAAAGAATCGCCGCATCCCGACATCAAACTCATTGATTTTGGCCTCGCGCACCATTTTGTCCCCGGGGAGGAGTACAAGAGCACCAGTGGCACCCCTCAGTACATCG CCCCGGAGGTGATCAACAGCGAACCCCTGGGCACGGCGGCCGATATGTG GAGCATCGGCGTCATTACGTACATACT CTTGAGCGGCATGTCACCCTTCCAGGGCCACACGGATGAAGACACGCTGAGGAACGTCCTGGCTGTGAACTACGAGTTTGACACGCATTGCTTCAGCACCACCAGCTGCACAGCCAAAGATTTCATTCAAAAACTCCTGGTCAAAAATACCAG TGACAGAATGACGGCCGAGGAGTGTCTCCTTCACCCGTGGATCAAGGTTAGA CCCCTGACGCGGCAACAGAAAGCGAAGAGGAGTCGATCATCCATAAACATGAAGAACTTCAAGAAATTCAACGCCAGAAGGAAGTGGAAG ATGTCCTACAACATGGTTTGGATCTGCAACCGTCTGGTCCGCTTAAAACTGTTGTGTAAAGGCACATCTGACGTACCCGAG AGACAGTGTGAAAGTGACACGGAAGACACAGAGAGCAAACCTGCATCGTTGCTACGAAGACGACTCAGTAGCAATTCATAG
- the ssr2 gene encoding translocon-associated protein subunit beta isoform X2, with amino-acid sequence MMKMLHIFLVLALIALGSGEEGARLLASKSLLNRYAVEGRDLTLQYNIYNVGSSAALEVELSDDSFPPEDFGIVSGMLNVKWDRIAPASNVSHTVVLRPLKAGYFNFTSASVSYLAQEGGQVVVGYTSAPGQGGILAQREFDRRFSPHYLDWAAFGVMTLPSIGIPLLLWYSSKRKYDSPKPKKN; translated from the exons ATGATGAAGATGctgcacatttttttggtcCTGGCGCTGATCGCCCTGGGCTCTGGAGAAGAGGGCGCCCGTCTGCTAGCGTCCAAGTCCCTGCTCAACCGATACGCCGTGGAGGGCCGAGACCTGACCCTGCAATACAACATTTACAATGTGGGATCTAG TGCTGCTCTGGAGGTGGAACTGTCGGACGATTCTTTCCCTCCCGAAGATTTTGGAATCGTTTCGGGAATGCTGAACGTGAAATGGGATAGGATTGCGCC AGCCAGCAACGTGTCCCACACTGTAGTGCTGCGCCCCCTGAAGGCCGGCTACTTTAACTTCACCTCAGCATCTGTCAGCTACCTGGCTCAGGAGGGCGGACAAGTTGTG GTGGGCTACACCAGCGCCCCCGGCCAGGGAGGCATCTTGGCACAGAGGGAGTTTGACCGCCGCTTTTCCCCACATTAT CTGGACTGGGCCGCCTTTGGTGTGATGACCCTCCCCTCCATTGGCATCCCACTGTTGCTCTGGTATTCCAGCAAGAGGAAGTATGACTCACCCAAGCCTAAGAAGaactga